The genomic segment ACCCCGTGAACATATTAACAGCTTCACTCCTTAAAACCACTGGTGAAGAGCTTAACAACCTAAACCTCTGGCTTCTGTGAAGTCGAAATTGTTAGTTACCTGGACTAACCTGAGGTTACTACATTATTTCTATACTTTCACCTAATCAGATACACTTGAGTCACATAAAAGTAggttaaaaacataataaactgtTTACATACATGCAGAAAACCCACATTACACAAACCAGCCGTCTGCCTCTCACCTGTCTGATGTTCTGTCCCACATATTCGATCACCATTTCATCAGCAGCGATGGGCTCCATGGCGAACAGACCCCAATCGTGGATGTGCGACTTGCAGAATCTGATCTTCTTCTTACGGAACTGCAAGAGACAAACGATGGGGTGTTACAGGAAGTTTGATAACATTTTAAACTGTCTGCTGGTAAAACCTGTAGAATAGGGCAACCTCTGCACTGGTTCGCCTCCGTAATATTTACCTTCAGCTGGTTGAACTTGAGCAGGTCGCTATCACATGCAAAAGAGGACAGCAAGCGCCGCTGCTCCGAACGCCGCTCCGAGCCAGCTCTGGTTGAGGCGTGGACCTGCGCAGGAATACTCATGCCCTGCAGAGACAGGGAGAAGTTAAACGTGTTCACCCACAGCAAGGTTTTGTTACACACACCATCACAATCCACACGTCCTGCCCACCTGTGTGTCAACCGGCGGCTCCTCCGACTGCAGCCGCGTGCTCTGAAGGTACTTGATCTTGTCCTTCTTGTCGATCTTGTAGTATCCCTCGCTTCGCGCGCAGCCCGTAGCGTGATCCCTCATGCCATCATCTCGCCTCTTTTTCTTCACTCCAGGGATGTTAGTAGGTGCAGGGAAGTCAAGGAAGGGACTAAAAACACCTTTAAAATTATTCCAGAAAGCCACAAATATCCTTGAACCCTGACTCAAAATTTGCCACGTTCCTCTTTTTCACCACCAGAGGGTGCTGCTGTTCGAAATACAGTGCAATACAATTtgatttacaaaaaaagaaagaaaaaacctttAATAACAActtgttttatgttgtttctctctgtgatgTAAATTAGAGACTTGATCATTGACTTTTGAGCAGTAAAGGATATGAGGATGGTTGACCCAGAGCGTGTCGTTGAGCCAGTCGTTACCGTTGTCCTGCTGGAGCATCTTGTCGTAGGTGATCTGCAGAAGCCGTATGTCCTCCTCGTCTATGCCTTCATTCCAGATGTCATACAGGATGGTCATCTCCTCAAAATCAGAGCGTCGGGTGAAGTATGGCCGCGGAGGCGTGGTGACAGGAGACAGGCTTCCCAGCAGGATCTCATCCCAGGGCCGCCGTGTCCTTCGTGCCGGTTTTGAGACCACTGTGGGTGCCTCGTCTTTGTAGGTCAGGAAGTTGTCTTCATCAGGTAACACGGTCTGAGGATCCACCTCTCCTTCCCGGAAGTCCAGGCTTGAGCGTTTGGGGGACCGTGCAGAGATCGTCTGTACAGAGAGAGCTCCGAGATGTGCTTCATCAGGCAGATGGATGGACTCGGATGAGAGCTCCAAAGACTCATCAGCCGCAGAGGCCGCTGgcagctttttgcttttgggTCGTCCAGGTTTCTTCTTCAACGGCGTGACATCGGACGGCACAGGGACATCTAGAGAGAGACCAGTAGGTAGATCTTCAGGGATGCTGACTGAGTGCTCTGTGCCAGCTGCCAGGACCTGACCTGGCACAGCGCTGATGTGCGGCTCCTTAAAAACTGGTCTATCATCCAAGCTCTCCAAGGACACTTTCCTATTAATTGCTGCAGGGTCAGGGAAGACGGGGGCGAATGTTAAGTCTCTTCCTGGAGTACGGGGCACTCCAGCGCTAAGGACAGGGGACTGAGCAGGGTAGGAGAAAGGACTACCAGGGATGTGAGGGGAGCTAAGCAACAGACTGCTGCCCGTGAGCGGAGCATCACTGCCTGGTGTGTTGGGCACTGTGTCGGTGCTCTGGGATTTACCCAGACTTCGGGCACGCTCCATGAGGTCCCTGCCGGGCGTGCGGGGGATATCCTCATCTGTTGGGAGCCGGGCCCGCTGAGGGAAGTCGGGCAGGGGGCCTGGGGGCGGATGGAGAAGGGATCGGCCTTCTATTGCCGGGtgaggagggagagggaggtgcATTACAGATGCGGAGGCCGATTTGGGAAGACCTGTGCTTGAATCTAATTGGGAGGAGGCTAAACGACCAGGGGTGCTGGCTACATCTTCAGGCTCTGCTTTACCTTTTGCTTTTGTCTCCTGGTCACTGTCAAACAGGACGCCTGTGGGTGTGGGTGGTCGAAGGTTTGCTACATGCTCCTGATGTTCAGACTTCACTGCAGGAATGTGGCTGTCACTGATGTCTCGCTCTTTGACTGAAAGACAagaaacaggttttttttccttttctaatTTTCATTTAACCTCTGacagcatcattttaaaaattagaaatgctTTTTGTTGAAGTGATGCACGCTAGACTACAGACACGGGAGCAAACATTTACCAGGGATGTGTTGAGGTGATGGTGGCTTCAGGTCCTCTGCTGACGGCTCCTCAGGACTGGGAGGTCTGCGTATGTGCTCCTCCTTGACCTCTGGGATTGGTACTGCAGGAGAGCTCGGAGGCTTAGCCTCTGCctcttccccctcctcctcatcctcagaAGATGAAGATGTAGAGGATGAAGAAGATGAGGAGGTCGCAGCATCTTTGCAGTCAACCTCTGCATCTTCTGCTGCCTCCCTGTCTTCCTCATCGTCGTCTTCCTCTTCCGAGCTTAACTCGTAGTCAGAGGAGTCGGAGCTTTCTGACGAGGAGTCTGAGCTGGCCTTGGAGGAAGACGAACTCTCAGCTTCTGtaagaaaagaggcaaaaacaaatgaataactactggaaatgtattaaaaaaaataaagccaacCAGCTGTTTCTGTCAAATATCTGAAGTACCATCATCAGACGAATCTGATGAGGAGCTTTCACTGGATGAGTCTCTCTCATCTTCACCTTCGCCCTCCTCATCACCACTCTCCTGGGAGAGAtcggaaaaaaaatgtttatgatACACACAAACTTTCTGTACATGCCACtcgctgctttttttttttccccctttcattTTGGTGGCGACTTACTTTGCCCAGCGACAGCCTCTCCGCAACCTCCATTTTACCAGGCTCTTCCTCCCTGTCAGACAGCGACTCTTCCTTCCCTGAGGtgtccacctcctcctctccctcactGTCCAGCTCAAGCGGTCGAGAGTGGCGTCTCTTTGCCGACGTGCCGTCGCCATCTAGTTTGGAATCATCTGAGGGGAGCTCAGCTTGGTCTCGTTCCCGGTCTGACAGAAAATTACCAAAAGATAAATCGGCTTTTGAAAGAGAACTGCACGCATGGAGAACCGAGTGAGAGTGTAAACGGTGGAGGGTTACCTTCGTCCTCCAGTTCGTCGTCCACAGGCGTGGAGGGTCGGGCTCGTTTGTTGTCGcctgcagctgcagcctcaGGAGGGTCCTTCCGTTTGACCTGAGCACAACATGCACCGTTTTAAACACCTGGTGCAGATGATGCTTCCTTCTACAGTTCAGTAAAAAATGTAGAAATCTTAATACCTTGAAGGAGGGTAAGCGGATGGCCCCTCGCAACCCGATTCCCAGGCCCATTCCCTCGTAGCCCAGCCCCTCACCCTTGTTCCAGTTCTCAAGGAGACTTGAACCAATCGTCTCTTTGGGTTTAggtctctcttcttctttccctTCTGTGCCTTTTACTGGAGTCAAAGACGCCTTGGAAAGACAGATGTCAACTAAATGAAACCCTGTTTTTCTCATTACCATGAACAGCAAAAAGTAGCTCAGTCAGATTTCCTCAGTGATCAATGAAAAGGGATTTTAAATTACTTGTTCATCCTCTGATTGTTTGTTTTATCCAATCAACGGGcacaaaaatgcaaatgaattaagtgattttaaacaaaaaattaattaattaatttacaaGATGAAACGCCTGACCTCTTCAACTGTTCCTGCATTCCTAACAATGCATTACCACATCAGATGAATTCATTATGATACTTGTCAAAATAATATCTCGTATTAATGCAAATCTCCTCGCTGCGTAAGCACGCTGGACCACAAACAGGAAAATCAGCTGCAAATGTGCAGAGCTGCCTTTTCATTACTCTCCTTAATAATCTGCAAAACGCATCACATGATCCAACATTAATGTCACTGCAGTCTGTGGCCTCTGGTACGTATAATTAATTCATATCCTATGGATCTAATTTTGTTTCACTATTTAACTGATCGTAATTCAAAATTAGTACAATAAGCAGTCAGTACATGCGGATTTTCCCGCTGGAGCTCGTGATAGCTTACCTTAGCAGAACGTTCCTTCTTATCCCACCACTCATCGAAGGCCCTAAAAGCCACAACCTCCACCATTTTGCGGTTCAGGTCCCGCTTCATGATGGCCTTCAGCTCTTTGACAATGACCAAGAGCACGCCATCAACAGTGGCCTTGTGGGGATCTTCTTTTTTAGTCTCATATCCAGGAGGAGGAACGGTAGGGTTGAACTTTGGTAAACTGGGATGCTGCCATTGTTGTCCAGGTGCCCCTGTGCTGCCTGCAGGTGTAGCACCCATGGAAAGAGGTGCATAGGGTCCCCCGAAAGGTCCGGAAGCGCCATTGTCCATAAAATGTGGATAGGGATAGGGCCCTCTGGTCTGAGCCATGCGACTCAgcatctgctgctgcatctgGAAGGACATCGGAATCGTGCTCCACTGCTCCCACCGGAAGCAGCTCATCAGATCCATAGGCACCACCGGCATTGGAGGGTAGGGACCCATGGGCGGCAGCATGGGGTGAGGCACTCCGGTATGGGCGGCCAGGTGAGGGGCCAGGGGGTGATGTGGGATGGCAAAGCCGGCTTGGTGGGACAGGGGGTGGTAGCTGGAAGGATGCATGGCCATGGTCTGCATCGGGGACACGGCAGAGTTCACGACGATGCCTTTGCCACACTCTCCGCTTGTGATCGGAGTCCCGGGCATCTCATCGTCTGAGATTTCCATATCCTCTCCCGATGACTGTTGACCCTGTGTGGAGACAGGACAGCCTGTCAGGACTGTGCAATCACCTGCCCTTTTTCACCTGACACCTGACTAAATGTTATTTTCTTATGAAGACCTTAAAATGAGGTCAAAACGAGTATACCTCGAGTTAAGAAATGTGGCGGCCCCTTTAATATAAATAGTGCTAGGCATTGTGTGAAAATGTTTGAGATGTTTGAATGAAACATAATGATAGTAAAGGAATTATTTCTCGGGatacaccaaaaaacaaacaaacaaaacaaaacaaaaaaaacactggtTCTGCAATGTTACATTtgtcaacatttaaaaaaggaaaaccaaCAAATCTCAGTAGGCATTCGGTGCCAACTCTCTTTTATTGCCCTCATGGATGTGCTACAGGAAAACTTCAGACTGTACCAAATATTATTTTGGACTCACGGcaccttcaaaataagagcacTAAATGATTCTACACCTGGTCTGAGTTCAAAGTTCAGTCACAGTCAAACACAGCTGACCCGAGTCTTCGGTCAGCGTGTTACCAAACCGAGATGTTTGCTTAGGCACCAAACTAAAAGCACCGCAGTGCAAAACACGAATGCAATACTCTGAAAAACATCTGAGCACTGAACTCTCAtctgttctgttttatttcGTAAGTCTTAGTCTCAGCTGCTGCAGAAATGAAACCGAGCAGGGAAAGCTCAGCATGGGAGTGGCGTTGTTACCCAAATGACCTGTTTGTACTGTTTGCTTTGTGATAACTTGAAATATGAGAACAGAGACGCCTCGGCCAATCCTGACTGCCAGGCTCAGCTAAACCAGGAAATGTGGCGTGCTGAATGGGGCCAACAGCCAAACCGTGCTTTTCGTCCATGTGAGCGTGTGCGGCGAGTGTtagaaagaggaaacaagagTGTTCAATTCCCCAACAGCAGAGAGGCTGTTATTCTTCCTTGCAGCACGCTGTGTAGAAACGCAACCTGACAGGCCAGACGGTGCTACTGCGACTTTAAAACAAAGAGAGGTGGTTTGTCTTCCCATGAATGCGAAGGCACTTGTAAGGCTGCACCGAAAGCTTTTCATTCATAACTTACTGCAACTCTTTTACCTGCGCCTTACAAGGAGTGCTTGTGCGCACATGAGGCAAACAAACACGCTTCATCAGAAGGTTACAGGTGCTTTACTCTTAATTTTTCAtttgcagaaaaataaataaataaaagtgccaGTGGTAAACTGGAGGAGCAAACACCTTTTTGGTATGGcccctattttctttttaaagcatGGTTTGCTGTGAAACCGGAATTTCCTTTacaaagcagaacaaaaagAATGAAACAAAAGGGAAGGTTTACTACTACCGCCGCACACTGAAACTAGACCCGACTTCCTGTGTCCTCTGTGTAACTGTCATTCACAGCTGCGCGTAAACATCAGCACCGCGCTTCCATCAACTTAATCAGTGCCATTAATGAGAGGTAATTGAAGCAGCATCTGCACACACCTGTGCGCTGTTTCTTGTCAAATGTGACAAGCATGCGGGTAAATATGGCGCTATTTGGACACAAATATCAgggtattaaaaaaacaaatatttgctTTACCGTGTCCATTTTTTCAGCGGGAGAGTGGCCTCCAAAAGatccttctttctctttctcgtGGACAGGAGAGCTGATTCTCTTGATCAGTGAGGCAGTCCCGGGAATTGGCTCTTCATCTTCCGAGTCCGGCAGTGGCGTGGGGCTGATGTCCTCCAAACCTGTGCTGGAGGGACGGGAATTTTGCTGACCACCTTGAGAGCCGCCTGTGTAAGGGGGGATTGGGGATAGCTGCGAGGACGAGGAGGAAATCGGACTTCCCTCCATTCGCACCTCGTTGTCCGAGTCCCGCTCGTCCAGGAACGGCAGCAGTTTTGTCCTTTTCTCCTTGAGCAGCATCTCAATGCGAGAATCCAGGCTGTTCCGCTCTGGATCCAGAATGGGGGAACCGGGTGAAGGGCAGTGCTCTGGCGTTTGAGGAGGAGGGGTGGTTGGATGAGGAGCGGGCTCTGGTGGCGGAGGCTCTGGGATCGGAGGAGTCTGTGGTCGCTCCTTGGCGGGCAAAAAGTCAACAGCAGCCGTCAGAGGCGGCTCTGGCGGTCGGAGGTATTCACCCTCCCTTTGGGCTGGGTGATGGAAagctggttctgctggagggaACGCAGGGGGCAAAGGGGGCTGGTAGGGTGAGAAAGCAGACTTGAAGTTCGGTGTAGCGGGGGGAGGCGCTGTGTAGTTGAAAGAAGTGGTGGAAGGTGGAGGTTCAGGTGGTGTGAGCTGGTGCTGTTTGAAAGGAGGCTGCTCAGGCGTACTTCGATACATGTTGCTGCGATACTGAGGCCTCTCCGGTCTCCGGTTGTACGCATCCTGAAATTTACTCTCGTGTCGGCGAGATTTGTAACCTCCGGAGCTCTCAGGACGGCTGGATTGGTAGGCAGGCGTGGACTGCCGACTGGAATAACTAGAGTCCTGAGAGAAGGGCGTACCAGCCTGGCGAGGGGTATGAGGGGTTCCCTGGGATTGTGGCGTATCCTGCCTTAGGCTGGAGTAGCCGGTCTCCAAGGTCAGGGGGGTGGAGGAACTGCTGGGTGGCAATGTTCCTCCCCCAGCAGACACGCCGCTCTCTGATAACCTGCGGATGGGCTCGCAAGCCTTAGAGGACACAAATATGAAATTGTTAGAGGCAAATTCTAATTTGGGCATTTTGTCGAGAAAATCTTTAGGTTCAAGAAGATTCTTTAAATCAGTTTCTCAAAGAACTGAAGCAActaagattttttaaaatcaaaatagCAAGCTGGTAGCTCAGCAGTGTGAGGACATCTCAAGACACAAAGCCACAGGTTTGACTGACTTTAAGTTGAGCTCCTGCTCAGGTGTATCTTGAACCATTTCTACAAAGCACAATAAAGCATCTACACAAGAGTGTGCAACAGTTCCTCCAAACTGACCTTCAACAAATGAGCACAAAACTACTACTGAATTACTATTTAACTCTAAACTGCACAACCTaagctttatttctttttgtttttttaccagtAAGGCTTCTGCCAGGCTTCGAGGGGAAACTTCTCTGGCCTCCTCTCCACCAACAGGCAGCGTCCGTGGAGTGTAGCTGCCATTCATCAGGAGCTGGAAGTACCTCAGGCGATTCTCACCTGCAGAACAGTAAACATGTCTGGGTCTGATGCCAGGTTTACAAAGCCAACAGACCTCATCGGGCATCATTTAAGTGACAGTGATTATTCTCCAGTAGCTGAACTCCaaactaaatattttaaagcagCGACATGTCATTATGTTCTGGGATAAATACCACTGATCagcatattttaattttaaaaaaagcatgcatGCCTTTAGCATATTGTTAAAAAAAGCAAACCCTAACTGCACTTCTTAAAAGGACATCAATCACACTTAGGGAAAAAATGCATCAATTTGGGGTAATACTTTAAGATATAGACATTACTACGGACAATGAAAACAGTGCAAGCTCTGAGTCAAAATATTTGCCAATATTTACATCATTAAATAATAAGCAAAACTGCTAAAGTGGTATCTTTAGATGCATTCAAGTTGCTGTTTTGCATCAGTAAAAAACATAACAAGACAGAACATGCATGGACATGGAATTCAAACAGTGTTAACAACTGAAAAACTAACTTCTTTTCTTAGTTTTAAGttaaatgcaaactatttaaaATACAGAGGACTCGGACAGATTggcttgtgtttgtttgcaggtCTGAAATTATGCACAGTGGGAGTGCACAGCACCGTCAGCTCTGGGCTTGTGGGAGCAGGCTTATATTCAATGAATGAATTCAATTATCCACGTAACCAGGCAACGCACGTAAATGTGCACACGTGAACGCTGTCACCCTAAAGGAAACACTTAACTTGTCATATTTTTGTGCTCCCGATTCTTATAACACATatgattctgatttttttttttcctttttttaaagcaagctCAAGCTCTTGTTTACCTTTCGGGTCCAGCTCCACGTGGATGATGTTTCCCATAACAGACGTGTTGTGAagcgactgcacggccactttGGCGGCTTTCACACTCTCGAAAACAACTTTGGCTATTCCCAGGTGCTTCTTGTTCTTCGGATTGTACAGGATCTCGACCTCCTCGATTTCTCCGAATTTTTTGCACATCTCGGTAAGAAATGTTTCCTTGATGTTGTCGTTGAGCCTGGCGAAAGTCACCTCCTTTGGAGGCACGGGGCCGATGTAACACTCATCGATCTGGAAGAAGAATGACAGGAGTTAATGTTGCACCGCGTGTGTGGAGGGTCATTTCTGACAGCTGAGATAACAACTGCTAGGAGAAGTTTCAAAGATCGCGTTGATGCACTCGGTCGAGTCCGTAAATGCAGGCAAGCATCAGAGCAGAGCGTATTATTTTGGTCCCCGACAGGCACATTTTCACTTCGCATCCCGGAGATGAGTGAGAGGGGGGTGTGTCTGCAACTTTTGACAGCACCCCGTATCCGCAAGGAAAAGTGTGGCATCGATCTTCAAGCCAGAGTGGATACCTTAAATTTTGGCACCGGCAGATCCGTCTCTTTGTACTTAGTCCACAGACGACCGATCCTGGGGTCTCTGACGATGTCCACCGGTGGTATCCCGGGGTTCTGTGGGAGAAGAGGGgggagagacacacacacacacacaatgccgTTATCCATCCCATTCACAGCTCCACACGCTACTAACTTGTTGCAAAGTTGTCCTGCGTCGGTGAATCAACACGAACACCTCCGGGCACCGTGTTCAAGATGCTGAACGTGCCCGTGACCGACCCACGGCCAGCACAGCCACATTGTAACCTATCATGGAGGTCGGCTACTCGGTTACTATTGTAGCCGCTCCGCCGCGTCAAATGCGGCACTTACGGGCATGCTGAAAGTCTGTCCATCGTAGCGATACAGCTTGTGAGATCCCTTCTTTAGCGCCGGGTCGATTATCAACTTGTAACTTCTCCAGTGGTGACTCCGCTTCTCCGCCGAGCCGCAGACGGGATGACTGTCCATGCCGTTCGCCAAACCTGAAACGACAGGCAGCGACAAGGAGAGGAGAGCTAACGTTATCGGGAGCCAAGCGCTAAGCACGGTTCTCCTACCAGCAAAACCTCCCCCCTTTCCACCTCCTCCAACACTTTAAAACAGCCAAACGTTACAGATGCATGACTTCGGTGGCGGGGGTAACCCCAAGCGAGAGCGAAAAATGGGATCTAGCGTATATCCCACTTAGGGAAAACAGGCATTAGGAGGGctggagaaagaggaaaaaagaacaagctTACTTGAACTCTGCTTTCTGCCATGGTCTTCGTTCAATCTGTTCCTCTCCCCTGGCTTGGACATGGTTCGTCCGATCgagtgttgttttctttttaattgatGAAAAGACGAAATCGCTTTCCTTTCGCCGCTTACATTACATGATTTAGCTTAAAGAATACTGCCTCCTTTTCGGCGAGAGCCAACACATATTGTGTGCCTCTGGTCTGTAGCTGCTTGTCTCTCCCACAATACACCGCTAGGCTTGCCCACCTCCAACGGCACTTTCGTTACAAACTTGCCTCCATGGCCGCAGCTTATTTAACGCTGCATTAGccttacaataaaataaaagtgtttttaggCGGGCCACAAAGAAACGCTCCCATTTATATCCGCGACTGAATGAGGTCTGGCGATAGTTTAGTGTCTCAAAAATCCTCTAAACGACATATAGTGTTGAATCTACCGGCTGTATTTACCTAACTGGCAAACACAAGGCAGACACAGGGGGTAATATCTTCTTAACTGCCACTAAAGGGCTAATAAAACTGCTTTGGTGGCGAGCTTTTCTGTGCGGTATTGCGGCCGTTTGTAAATTCAGGACATGTCGGTTGATATTTTAGGGTAAAAGAGTCATTACGGCGACTGGTGATGGCGGCtaatataaaaatgtcaaacaCGGGAATTGGAATTTTAATACGAACACTCGCTTGGCTGGCAGCGCGATTTCGCTACCCGGCTATATAACCGTTGGAACGCGGCGGTTACAGCAACAAACTAGTGCCAAACCGTCGCGTATGTTCCCCAtttgtcctctttttttaaaaaaattattaatgttatgctagcattttaaaaaaaacggtggcgcttttatttatataataataaacctGACTGTGCTTCTCTTAGTTTGTGAATTAATTCAGTGGAGGTGCGTTTCTATCGGACAAGCTGGGTTTTGTTTGACATTGCCTGGTGCTGTTTGCAGTGCTCGGGCAATTGGCTGGTTAACAGCGGTAGCTCGACGAGCCAATCAGAGCGCAGCAGCAGAGGAGCCGTCTGCTATTAGAGGCACGGCTCAGGAGTCCTTcaacagagagcagagagagggggCTGAGCGCTCTCGGCAGCCATTTTCCTTAAACAGGACTCAATGGCCTATATGGGTTTCCTTTGTTCCAAAGGGATCTTACATTTGATTTCCTCATCTCTCACGGACTATGATAAAACTATGATTGCTCCTTTTAAAGGATTGAGAAGAAGGAAGAGAATGTGCTGGATGCAATTACCCCGTGACATTTTGAGCCTTTTTTCCTCTGCCTTGGAATCCATCTTTGTCTTAACTAGGTCATGGCACACCCATATACCAGTATTTATATTTCTTAagtgaaaagaaaccaaaagtGTTGTGAATAAACAGCTTTATGCTTTTGGAGATGTTTAAAATGATAGAGGTTggggtgggggaaaaaaaacacaaagtgacaAAATGTGCAATGGCAGCTTGCTGGCATTGCACTTATGGCCTTGTAGGATATGAGTTGCAATGAGTAAGTTCAAGTCTTttatcataatttatttttaaatttaactaattaatgtaaaatgtgaGGCATGCAGTTACTGTTATTAAAAGTATGTCTGTCACTTTTGTCTACTTGAGCTATGTGATCACATAAAAATGCTGcagctttgtttaaaaaaaaaatatgtccaCTGGCATGCTGACATTAAAACATACACTGCTAGAGGTGCAGGGTTTGTAGCATCAGTGCTCCTCAGATGACTGAGGAGCAGGCCACGGAGACCTAATGGCCACTTGTTAAATAGTTTGTTGACTGATAAT from the Oreochromis niloticus isolate F11D_XX linkage group LG7, O_niloticus_UMD_NMBU, whole genome shotgun sequence genome contains:
- the setd1ba gene encoding histone-lysine N-methyltransferase SETD1B-A isoform X2, yielding MDSHPVCGSAEKRSHHWRSYKLIIDPALKKGSHKLYRYDGQTFSMPNPGIPPVDIVRDPRIGRLWTKYKETDLPVPKFKIDECYIGPVPPKEVTFARLNDNIKETFLTEMCKKFGEIEEVEILYNPKNKKHLGIAKVVFESVKAAKVAVQSLHNTSVMGNIIHVELDPKGENRLRYFQLLMNGSYTPRTLPVGGEEAREVSPRSLAEALLACEPIRRLSESGVSAGGGTLPPSSSSTPLTLETGYSSLRQDTPQSQGTPHTPRQAGTPFSQDSSYSSRQSTPAYQSSRPESSGGYKSRRHESKFQDAYNRRPERPQYRSNMYRSTPEQPPFKQHQLTPPEPPPSTTSFNYTAPPPATPNFKSAFSPYQPPLPPAFPPAEPAFHHPAQREGEYLRPPEPPLTAAVDFLPAKERPQTPPIPEPPPPEPAPHPTTPPPQTPEHCPSPGSPILDPERNSLDSRIEMLLKEKRTKLLPFLDERDSDNEVRMEGSPISSSSSQLSPIPPYTGGSQGGQQNSRPSSTGLEDISPTPLPDSEDEEPIPGTASLIKRISSPVHEKEKEGSFGGHSPAEKMDTGQQSSGEDMEISDDEMPGTPITSGECGKGIVVNSAVSPMQTMAMHPSSYHPLSHQAGFAIPHHPLAPHLAAHTGVPHPMLPPMGPYPPMPVVPMDLMSCFRWEQWSTIPMSFQMQQQMLSRMAQTRGPYPYPHFMDNGASGPFGGPYAPLSMGATPAGSTGAPGQQWQHPSLPKFNPTVPPPGYETKKEDPHKATVDGVLLVIVKELKAIMKRDLNRKMVEVVAFRAFDEWWDKKERSAKASLTPVKGTEGKEEERPKPKETIGSSLLENWNKGEGLGYEGMGLGIGLRGAIRLPSFKVKRKDPPEAAAAGDNKRARPSTPVDDELEDEDRERDQAELPSDDSKLDGDGTSAKRRHSRPLELDSEGEEEVDTSGKEESLSDREEEPGKMEVAERLSLGKESGDEEGEGEDERDSSSESSSSDSSDDEAESSSSSKASSDSSSESSDSSDYELSSEEEDDDEEDREAAEDAEVDCKDAATSSSSSSSTSSSSEDEEEGEEAEAKPPSSPAVPIPEVKEEHIRRPPSPEEPSAEDLKPPSPQHIPVKERDISDSHIPAVKSEHQEHVANLRPPTPTGVLFDSDQETKAKGKAEPEDVASTPGRLASSQLDSSTGLPKSASASVMHLPLPPHPAIEGRSLLHPPPGPLPDFPQRARLPTDEDIPRTPGRDLMERARSLGKSQSTDTVPNTPGSDAPLTGSSLLLSSPHIPGSPFSYPAQSPVLSAGVPRTPGRDLTFAPVFPDPAAINRKVSLESLDDRPVFKEPHISAVPGQVLAAGTEHSVSIPEDLPTGLSLDVPVPSDVTPLKKKPGRPKSKKLPAASAADESLELSSESIHLPDEAHLGALSVQTISARSPKRSSLDFREGEVDPQTVLPDEDNFLTYKDEAPTVVSKPARRTRRPWDEILLGSLSPVTTPPRPYFTRRSDFEEMTILYDIWNEGIDEEDIRLLQITYDKMLQQDNGNDWLNDTLWVNHPPTNIPGVKKKRRDDGMRDHATGCARSEGYYKIDKKDKIKYLQSTRLQSEEPPVDTQGMSIPAQVHASTRAGSERRSEQRRLLSSFACDSDLLKFNQLKFRKKKIRFCKSHIHDWGLFAMEPIAADEMVIEYVGQNIRQVIADMREKRYEEEGIGSSYMFRVDHDTIIDATKCGNFARFINHSCNPNCYAKVITVESQKKIVIYSRQPINVNEEITYDYKFPIEDEKIPCLCGAENCRGTLN
- the setd1ba gene encoding histone-lysine N-methyltransferase SETD1B-A isoform X3, yielding MSKPGERNRLNEDHGRKQSSSLANGMDSHPVCGSAEKRSHHWRSYKLIIDPALKKGSHKLYRYDGQTFSMPNPGIPPVDIVRDPRIGRLWTKYKETDLPVPKFKIDECYIGPVPPKEVTFARLNDNIKETFLTEMCKKFGEIEEVEILYNPKNKKHLGIAKVVFESVKAAKVAVQSLHNTSVMGNIIHVELDPKGENRLRYFQLLMNGSYTPRTLPVGGEEAREVSPRSLAEALLACEPIRRLSESGVSAGGGTLPPSSSSTPLTLETGYSSLRQDTPQSQGTPHTPRQAGTPFSQDSSYSSRQSTPAYQSSRPESSGGYKSRRHESKFQDAYNRRPERPQYRSNMYRSTPEQPPFKQHQLTPPEPPPSTTSFNYTAPPPATPNFKSAFSPYQPPLPPAFPPAEPAFHHPAQREGEYLRPPEPPLTAAVDFLPAKERPQTPPIPEPPPPEPAPHPTTPPPQTPEHCPSPGSPILDPERNSLDSRIEMLLKEKRTKLLPFLDERDSDNEVRMEGSPISSSSSQLSPIPPYTGGSQGGQQNSRPSSTGLEDISPTPLPDSEDEEPIPGTASLIKRISSPVHEKEKEGSFGGHSPAEKMDTGQQSSGEDMEISDDEMPGTPITSGECGKGIVVNSAVSPMQTMAMHPSSYHPLSHQAGFAIPHHPLAPHLAAHTGVPHPMLPPMGPYPPMPVVPMDLMSCFRWEQWSTIPMSFQMQQQMLSRMAQTRGPYPYPHFMDNGASGPFGGPYAPLSMGATPAGSTGAPGQQWQHPSLPKFNPTVPPPGYETKKEDPHKATVDGVLLVIVKELKAIMKRDLNRKMVEVVAFRAFDEWWDKKERSAKASLTPVKGTEGKEEERPKPKETIGSSLLENWNKGEGLGYEGMGLGIGLRGAIRLPSFKVKRKDPPEAAAAGDNKRARPSTPVDDELEDEDRERDQAELPSDDSKLDGDGTSAKRRHSRPLELDSEGEEEVDTSGKEESLSDREEEPGKMEVAERLSLGKESGDEEGEGEDERDSSSESSSSDSSDDEAESSSSSKASSDSSSESSDSSDYELSSEEEDDDEEDREAAEDAEVDCKDAATSSSSSSSTSSSSEDEEEGEEAEAKPPSSPAVPIPEVKEEHIRRPPSPEEPSAEDLKPPSPQHIPVKERDISDSHIPAVKSEHQEHVANLRPPTPTGVLFDSDQETKAKDVPVPSDVTPLKKKPGRPKSKKLPAASAADESLELSSESIHLPDEAHLGALSVQTISARSPKRSSLDFREGEVDPQTVLPDEDNFLTYKDEAPTVVSKPARRTRRPWDEILLGSLSPVTTPPRPYFTRRSDFEEMTILYDIWNEGIDEEDIRLLQITYDKMLQQDNGNDWLNDTLWVNHPPTNIPGVKKKRRDDGMRDHATGCARSEGYYKIDKKDKIKYLQSTRLQSEEPPVDTQGMSIPAQVHASTRAGSERRSEQRRLLSSFACDSDLLKFNQLKFRKKKIRFCKSHIHDWGLFAMEPIAADEMVIEYVGQNIRQVIADMREKRYEEEGIGSSYMFRVDHDTIIDATKCGNFARFINHSCNPNCYAKVITVESQKKIVIYSRQPINVNEEITYDYKFPIEDEKIPCLCGAENCRGTLN